ACCGTCCGCAGCGCCCAACGATCCCCTTCCACCAGAACACTCTTAAACCGCTCACACCAAAGCGGTCCAAAACGATCCCGCGACCGATTAAACCAAAGCGTGAATCGTTGCTTGAGGGTCTTCATCATCCAGGAAACATCCCCCATCCGTCGCAACAGACTCTTCCGCAAGTCCATCCCTTCCAAAGTATGATCCCGAAGGTGCCCCTCCAAAACCTCAGCCCGCATCGGATTCCAAGGCGTAGGCTTCGGATAGAGCCGACGATACCGACGCACCAACTCCTCATCCGAAATACTCACCTCCGCCGGCACCTCCACCAAAACATGGAAGTGGTTCTTCATCACCGCATAGGTAACCACCCGAATCCCCGAGAAATCAGCCACCTGCCAAATCATCTTCCGCAAAACCTCCCTCTCCCGATCCCCAAAGAGAGCCTCCCCATTCACCGTTCGACTCATCACATGGTAGTAGGCTGTTTGCCCATCAAGACGCATCCGTTTCCTTCTCATGCATCCCAGTAGAGCAGATTCTTATATCGAGATCAAACTTTTTAACCAGGTTTATTAAAATAGAATTAGAGATGCGGTTGATTGACATTCCCAAAAAGAGAAGATGAAAAGAGACATGATCTCTTGGATTCAAAATGCCCTGGAAAAGAAAGGACGCGTTATTTTCATCATCCTCCTCGCGGTGGTGATCGTTTCTTTCGTTTTCGTTATTGGTGAAACTCCCGGATGCGTGAGTAAAGAGCCCGGAGCGCAGACTCAGAAATTTTATGGGTACAGCTTGAATGCTGAAGCCGATTCCCGTTCGAATGATATGGTTCGGGAGGTGATTATTAGCTCAATCGTCAATCGAGGGCAGCAACCTCAGAATGAGCAGATGCTGACGCAGGAATTTCTTTCCCGCATCGCCCTACTGCATCTGGCGGATGAGGCGAAGATTCCCGAGCCGAATCAGGCGGCCTTTATCAACTACCTCTCCACCGTTCCTTTCTTCCAGGATTCTAACGGGAACTTTGATCCAAATCGGGTCACTAGTTTCCTCGATATGACTCAGTTGAGTCGCCAGTTTGACGAAGCGACTATCAATCGAGCCCTCAGCAACGATTACCGGATCCAACAGCTGATGCTTTCCATCTCTCCTCCTGGGTTCACTCTTCCTTTCGAGATCGAGGAACAGGCCCGTCGTGGAGCCGCTACCTATGACTTGAGTGTAGCCGTTCTGAAAGAAAGTGATCTCGACTTTTCGGTCGATCCTACCGAAGAGGAGCTTCAGGACTTTTATACCCAACGGGTCGAAGCTTACCGGACTCCCGAGTCCCGCTCTCTTTCGATCATTCGGTTCTCTCCGGAAGCCTTCACTTCCGAGGTTGCCGATCCCACCGACGCAGAGCTCCAGCAGTATTTTTCGCAGAATCGCACCAACTACCTAAACGAGGATGCCAAAGACCCCGCGGACGCACTTCCCCAGCTCGACGCCGTGCGTGATCAAGTTGTCGCCGACTGGAAGGAACAGCAAGCCACCACTCTCGCGCGTCAGGCTTCCGAAGATTTTGTCTACGCTCTGTTCGACCAAGAAATTTCCGAAGGGACGCCCGAGTTCGAAAACATGCTTTCCAGCTATTCCGTGGAACTTGAAACCCTTCCCCCGATGGTGGGCAATGTTCCCCCAGCCGATTCGGATCTTCCCCAATCTGCTTTCGGCGAAGCTGCTCGTTTGGACGAAATCCGCTATTTCTCCGACCCAATTGAAACCGAGAACGAAATTGTCGTCGTCATCCTCACTGATGTCACACCTTCCCTGATTCCCGATTTCCAGAGTGTTCGCGAAGAGGTTCTGGCTAACTTCACCGAGCAGAGCAAACAGGAGAACCTTGTCTCTCAAGGAGAAGAAATCCGCACTCAGCTTTCGGACATGATCGCAGAAGGTCAGTCTTTCGAAAAAGCCGCCTCTTCACTCAATCTCACGGTCGAGAACTTTGAATCGGTCGGATGGGAAAACATGACGGAAGGTCTTCCGAACTCGGCAATCCGCCGGGCCGAAACACTTCCTGAAAATGAAGTTTCCTCAATGGTCGTGACAGAAGAGGGAGGAAATTTCCTCTTCGTCCAGAGTCGAGGAGCGCCTCAGTTCGGTCCTGATTCGGAGGAATATCAAAGGACGCAGAACATTCTTGGCCAGAGCACTGCCCGGTTGTTCATGTCTTCCTTTGTCGGAGATCTTATCCAAGCAGGCAGCACTGGCGCGCAGTCCGGAGGACAGTAAGGTCAGATCAGAGCGGTTGGACATGGAGCCGCCGCCGATCGGGGCAACGCCAGCCTTCCCACTGTTCCGCATTTTTCCCGGCTGCCCTGGGATGCGCCCGAATAAGTAGTTGTGATCCACGGGAAGGACTCTAGCATCCTTCTCCACCATGACCCGCTGGCTTGAAACCACCTTCTTGTCGGTTCAGTCACCTACGTTCCAAGATGCCTGGCAGATCCTGATCATCGGCGCACTCTGGGTCGTGGCTCGACTGTTGTTCCGTCCCAAGCCCATCCCTCCAGGGGAGGAAGAGACGCGCAAAGAGAAGACCTCACCGAAGATTTGGCTCTCACAGAATGCTTTTCTTCCCGTATTGGCTCTACTGCTAGGCATTACCGCTACCGGCTTTCAACTGGCCGGATTCCACACTCCAGTTCTCTGGATCACTGGCATCCTTTTCGGAATCTGGAGTGTCGTCGGAATTCTCACCTCCATGCTTCGCGACCGTTTCTGGGCCGAGTCGTCTTCGCTGATCATCTACATCCTCACGGCCTTCAGCCTCCTGACCGTTGACAACAGCCTCATCGAGTTTCTCGACAAGATGCAGCTCCCGATCCCGGCGGGAGACGAGCCTTTGACGGTTTGGGATCTCTTTACCGTCGGCTTCTCTCTCGCAATCGCCATCTGGATCGGACTCGGACTCTCCCAATTGATCGAAAAGCGGGTCGAAACGATTACCCGCATCAATCCCTCGACCCGAGCCCTTCTCCAGAAGGTCATCCGAGTGCTTTTCATCGTCTTGGCCATGATCATCGGCCTGACATCGGTCGGCATCAACCTCTCGGCGCTCACGGTCTTTGGCGGCGCTTTCGCTCTCGGCCTGGGATTCGGACTCCAGAAAATTGTCTCCAACCTCATAAGCGGGTTCATTCTCCTCTCAGACCGATCGATCAAACCGGGCGATGTCATCGAGCTGGAAGGTACGTATGGATGGATCAATACCCTGCGGGCCCGCTACGTCTCGGTCATCACTCGCGACGGAACCGAACATCTCATCCCGAACGAAGACTTGATCACACAACGAGTCGTGAACTGGACCTTTTCCCACGACCGCATTCGGATCAAGTGCGCGATCGGAGTAGCCTACGGAGAAGATCCCCACCGCGTAATCGAGATCTGCAATGAGGCCGCTTTGAGTCAGCCCCGAGTTCTCCGCGACCCTCCCCCAGTTTGTCTCCTTACCGAGTTCGGCGACAGTTCGGTCAATCTCGAGCTTCGCTTTTGGATTGAGGACCCGAATCAAGGGGTCGCCAACATCCGCAGCGCCGTGCTCCTCAAAATCTGGGATCGTTTCAAGGAGGAGGGTATCGAAATCCCCTTCCCCCAACGGGATATTCACGTCCGCAGCTGGACCCCGGACTCTCCCTCGCTTCCTCCATCCTCTTCTTAGCACCTCCACACTTCTCAGGCGGAACCTTTCGGCGTCAATCATTTTAAACCTGGTTTATTTTATTGAAAGTCAGATGCATTCGGGAAAGGCGATTGGATAGGCTTTGGTTTCTCACGGTCGACGGATTTCGTCTTCTATTTTTGATTCGTCATCGTCGAGACATTCTCGCAACATGATCGGTTTTCGCATTCAAAACTAACGACCATGAGTAAAGTTCTCGAGTTTCTCCTCCGCGGCGAACGCCTTTCCACCTCCGAAATGGCGGAGGTGCTGCGCATCGCGCCGGAAGAAGTCGAGGCGGAGATCCGGCGATTGCAAGAGGAAGGGACACTGCTTGGCTGGCTCCCTGTCCTCAACCCAGACAAAATCGACGACCATCGCGTCTCGGCAGTCATTGAGCTGAAGATCAGCCCAGAGCGGGAAGGTGGATTTGACCGGGTGGCCATGCGAGTGAGCAAGTTTGACGAGGTTCAGACCTGCTATCTCATGTCCGGCGCCTATGATCTTCTCGTCATCGCCCGAGGCAAAAATCTGCAGCAGGTGGCGGGTTTCGTTTCAGAAAAACTCGCGACTCTTGGCGGCGTGCTCTCCACGGCGACTCATTTCCTCCTGCGCCCTTACAAGGAGCAGGGACATCTTCTTCTCGACGAAGCTGGCTCTCCGGAAAAACCGGCCGTCAGCCCCTAGGCCATGAGTGCCTCTACACAGTCTGACCGGTCCGGTGATTCGGCCCGGTTTATTGCCGACCACGTCATTGGCCTACCCCGTTCGGGGATTCGCGACTTTTTTGCGATTGTGGCTCAGATGCCTCAGGCCATTTCCCTGGGGATCGGCGAACCGGATTTCGTGACGCCGTGGCACATTCGTGAAGCGGCGATCTACGCCCTGGAGCGGGGGAAGACCTCCTATACCGACAACATGGGGCTCATTGGTCTCCGCAGAGAGATCAGTAGCTACGTCGAGCGCGACTTCCACGTCTCTTACTCTCCGGAGAAAGAAGTCTTGGTCGCGGTGGGAGTATCCGAAGCTCTGGACCTTGCTCTTCGGGCGATCGTCAATCCAGGCGACAAAGTCCTTTTCCACCAGCCGTGCTACGTGTCGTACTCGCCGAGCATCAAGCTCACCCACGGGGTCGCCGTGCCGATTCCGACATCGGACGAGGATGCTTTTGCCCTCAACCCGCAGAAGCTCCGCGAGTGCTGGGAACCTGGCTGCAAGGTCCTCGTGCTCAACTTCCCGACGAACCCGACCGGGGGAACCGTCGACCGGAAAACGCTCGAAGAGATTGCCGCTTTCGCGAAAGAAAAGGATCTTCTGGTCCTCAGCGACGAGATCTACGCCGAGCTGACCTTTGAAGGGGAACACGTGAGCATCGCCTCTCTGCCGGGGATGCGGGAGAGAACCATCTTCCTCCATGGATTCTCCAAGGCCTACGCGATGACGGGTTTCCGCATCGGCTATGCTTGCGGGCCAGCTCCCTTAATCGAGGCGATGATGAAAGTTCACCAGTACTCGATGCTTTGTGCGCCCATTCTCAGCCAAGAAGCCGCGACCGAAGCTCTCCGCAACGGACAGTCCGCTATGGAGAAAATGCGCGACCAGTATCGGGATCGCCGCGACTTTCTGGTCGCCCGGTTCAACGAGGCCGGCCTGAAATGCCACCTCCCACGAGGGACCTTCTACACCTTCGCCGACATTCGCGCTACGGGCCTCGACGAAATGACTTTTGCCAAAAAACTACTTTCCGAAGAAGAAGTGGCGGTCGTACCCGGCACGGCTTTTGGCGAGAGCGGCAAAGGATTTATCCGGGCCAGTTTTTCCACCAGCTTTAACCGACTCAGGGAAGCCGCCGATCGTATTGGTCGTTTCGCCGAACGACACACGTCATGAACAGCACTACTTCTCAAGTCCTCCCAAAGGTCGCCCTTGTCGGTCGACCCAATGTCGGCAAAAGCCGCCTTTTCAACCGAATCTGCGGCGGCCGCGACGCGATCGTCCACGACAAGCCTGGAGTGACCCGCGATGTCATGGCCCGTGATGTCGACGGTCGTTTTACTCTTTTGGATACAGGAGGGATTGGTCTCCCGGAGAAAGATGCGCCCTCCAAGATTGTCCAGGCCGTTGAAGAACAGGTTTTCGTCGCGGTGGAATCTTCGGATTTAATTCTTCTGGTTGTCGATGGCCGTGAAGGGGTTGTTCCCCTCGATGAGGAAATTGCAGCCCGCTTGCGGAAGAACGCCCGTTGCCCGGTTCACATCGTGGCCAATAAGTGTGACAACGAACGCGTATCCGACTCGGTTCACGAATTTAATCGTCTAGGATTCGGCGAGGCGATTCCCGTATCCGCTGAGCACCGCGTCGGCATCGGCCAACTCTTCAAGACGATCCACTCCAATATTCCGGAGATCCGTTTCGTCACCGAGGAAGCCCAGGAAGACCGCCGGATCAAAATCACATTCGTTGGGAAGCCCAACGTCGGCAAATCTTCGATCACCAACCGCCTGCTTTCCTCGCAGCGACTGATCGTGAGCGACGTTCCGGGGACCACTCGCGACTCGATCGCCCTCGATCTCAACTACCCTTTTCCGGAAAATCGGATGGGCAAGTTCCGTCTCGTCGATACCGCCGGGTTGCGCCCGAACAGCAAAGTCGACAGCTCGGTCGAATATTTCTCGAACCTGCGCACACGCCGGGCCATCGAAGAGAGTGACGTGGTTTTCCTCCTTCTCGACGCCATGACCGGAGTCACCCGTCAGGACAAGGCCTTGGCCGGAGAGGTCCTGGAAGCCGGACGCTCCCTCGTGCTCGTCGTCAACAAATGGGACTTGGCCATGGAGGCCTTCAAAAAAGGGGGCATCGAAGGGTTTAAGAACGCAAAAGATTTTCAGCGGAACTACCGCGAAGCCGCAGAAAAGGAACTGTTTTTCCTCCCGAAAAGCCCATTCCTTTTCATCTCGGCCAAGACCGGGTTTGAGGTCTCCTCGATTCTCGGCACGGGAGAGCGGATCGATCACCTGCAGCGCATGACCCTGCCCACTGGCCGGCTCAACCGCACAGTGCACGATCTCATCGATGCTCGCCCTCCCAAGAGGATGCACGGAAAACCCTTCAAGGTTTTCTACGTCGTGCAAACCGGCTACCGCCCCTTCCGCTTCCGGCTCTACTGCAACCGGCCTGAGAAATTTGAGGACACCTACCGCCGCTATTTGGAGGCTGGTATCATCGAGTCCTTTGATCTGGAAGGGAGCCCAATCCGTTTCGATCTCGTCGGAAAGGAACGTCGCAACGCCGGCGAGGAACGATAATCGACTCCAAGCCCTGCCCTTGTCAAGGCGAGGCCAACGGCTCAGTCTGGTCACCAATGGACCTTTTATTTCTTTCGAGCGACCCAATCTCTCTGCCCTCCCTTGAAGCCCTTGCGGGCGGGAAGGTAGCTGATACGCGGGTCGTCGCTGTTATCACCAATCCAGATCGCCGCAGCGGCCGCGGAAAAAAGGTTCAGCGCAATGCCGTGGCAGCCAAAGCCGATGAACTGGGCCTGCCCGTTCATCAGACAGCAAAGCTGACCCTTGAGGAAATGCAGGGACTTCCGCATTTTGATGCGGCGTTGGTCTTTGCTTTCGGGCAAATCTTGCCCCGTTCGATTCTTTCCCTGCGTCCGGGTCTTTTTCTCAATGTTCATGCCTCTCCGCTCCCCTTTCTGAGAGGCCCCTCACCGATCGAAACCGCCATCGCCGAGGGATGGAGTTCGACCGAGATCAGCTTGATGCGAATGGTCCAGCGAATGGATGCTGGAGACATCGCCTTCCGCCAGAAGACGACGATCGATCCATCTGAGACAGGACCTTCCCTTCGCGAGAAGATAGCCCTCCAGAGCGCAACTCTCGTCGAGCGGGTCCCCGACGCGGTCGCGCTTGAATCTGCCTGGGACCTACAAGACGACTCTTCGGCCACCTGGTGCCGAAAAATCTCGAAAAAGGATGGGCGCCTCGACTTTTCTCTTCCCGCCCAGACTCTGGCGAATCAGTCCCGCGCCTTCGAGGGCTGGCCGGGTTCCACGATTTTGATCGGCGGGGAAACGATGAAAGTCGCAGACCTCTCGATGACCGAGGGATCCGGCCATCCCGGAGAAATCCTTAGTGCCGACGAGCGCCTCGAGGTTGCCACCGGGGAAGGTGCGCTATCGATCGGGATGATCCAGCGACCCAGCCGCAAAATGGCCCCTTTCGCAGAATTCCAGCGGGCTACTCCGGTCCAAATCGGCAGTCTACTGAGTTTCCCCCTGTCTCAGCCGCTCGTTCGCTCAAAGTTTCGACTCTAACTCCCCACAAGCGAGCACGGCCTATACCACCATGAAAATGATTCCGACAACCACCGTCGGGAACAAGGCGCCTGCCAAGAGCTTGATCGGCGAAATTCCATCCGGGAAGTATTTGCTCAGAATCGACTGACCCGCAGGATTCGGGGCATTGGCGATCACCGTCAATCCACCGCCTGTAACCGCACCGGCCACAACCGCATATTCCAACATTTCGGCCCGCGTCAGCAGGAGTCCTGTCTTCGAAACCATAATCCCGTCTTGAACCACATCAGGACTGAAGGCCGGGACCTGGGAGGCGAGGAAGGTGATGGCGGCGTTATCGTTGAACGCAGTGAGAACCGTAGCCCCCAAGAAGAGAGGAATCTCACTCAAACTGGAAAGCACCGGCGCGATCCACCAGCTCTGCAACCCACCATGAGTGACCAGCCCCGCGAGGAAAAAGCCGACCAGCAAAGGCCCCTTAATCTTGATCTCATACTGGTGGTGCTCCGTCGCAATCGTAAAGGCGATGAAGAAAAGAAATCCTCCGACGAAAAAGGCCGGATGGTGAAGGGTGACGACTGTCCACGCGACAAAAGCCAAGTGAACCAAAATGATCCAGAAAGGAACCTTGGACTCCTTCTCTTTGAGCTCCCCTTTCTCTTTTAATTCTTCCGCCTTTTCTCGCAGCCCTAGCAGTTCTTTGCGGAAAACTAGAAAATAGACAAAGGTCGAAAACCCAATACCGATGACCGCTTTCCACCCGAAATGGGTAAACATGAAGGGAAGATTCCAATGCCACTCGGTCGCTACCATCAAAACGGGCGGTGCCGCAAAGTGAGTCAAGGTACCGCCGACGGAAACGTTGACAAAGAGAAGCCCCAGGGTCGCATACTTTAGACGATTGGAGGGCTTAAGGACATAGAACTGATATCCGAGAAGCAGAGCTGAAATGGTCATAGCAGCGGGCTCAGTAATGAAAGATCCGAGCAACGGGCCAACGACCAGAATCGAAAACCACCAGGCCACCGGAGTACGCTTACCGATGCCTGCCACCATCCGGAGCGCGGACTCGGCAAAAAGGATAACCGGGCGGCTGGAAGCAATCGCCATGATCACGACGACAAAGATAGCCTCGGTATAGTTCCGGGTATCAATGTAGTAGGAAGCGTGCCCCCATCCATGAGGCTCGATCAGAACCATTCCCAAAAGAAGAGGTACGATCCAGATCCCGAAGATCGCCTCCACTTCACCTAAGAAATGAAACAACGTCGCCTTGAAGCTGACAGGCTCTTTCGCATCTGGCTCCTTCGATTCCGGAGAGGCCAGCCAAGCCTGCCGATGAGCCTCTTCGCATTGATGAGCCATGCGGTTAAACCTCGCCGCCAGAAAGGTATGAATAACCGCCAGTAAAAAGATAACAGTGGCGAAGAGATTAAAGGGGTCAGCCTCCGCACGCACCTTGAGCCTCTCCCAGAGGTTGAGCTCGTGCCCTTGTTCGTGAGCGACCTGCTCCTCCAAGTGGGTGTAGGTCGATTCCTTGAGAGGAAACTCAATCGCCGGCTCATCCAATGACGAAGGAGCATTGGCCCAAGAGATCTGCGCCGCGGGCAGAACGAGAAAGAGTATAAGAAGGACTCGCTTTAAAACATTCATAGGCCTGTCTAAGAAATTATCGGATCAGTCTTCTTTCGAGTGAGAGCGCTCAGGAATTTCTCCTGATTCCTTCAAACGATCAACACCCATCTTTTCCCAAAAAGCCACTCCTCTACGGTAAGCCGCCCTCGCGATGGCTTGGGCTGCAACAGGAGTGGTCAGGTAAAAGAAGACAATGATCACCAGTGAGAAGATCCAGGAACGCAGTCCCCCAAAATGAATGGCGAAAGCCAACAGCATTAGCGCGGCCCCAAACGCTCCGGCCTTGGTCGCCGCATGCATCCGAATAAAGAGGTCGGGCATCCGAAAAACGCCAAGCGCTGCGACTAAGCCAAAAAAGGCCCCCGCCAGAACGAAAAAAGATACGATCCACACCATCATTGTCCCCCTCCATCTCTTTCCAAAAACCGGGAAAAGGCGACGGTTCCCAAGAAACCAACGAGAGCAATGATCAAGGCTGCGTCGACAAACACGGGCTGGTCAAAATGAATCGCAAAAAGAACAATCACGCCGAGACAGAGAGCTGCGATCAAATCCAGAGCGACAATTCGATCGAACGCGGTTGGCCCCCGAACGACCCGCACCAGAGCGAGAACTAACGCTACAACATAGAAGATCGAGGCGAGGATCAGTGAAATCCCCAGCGGAAAAGGCATGTCAGCGAAAGGCACGACGCACCCTCCTTCCGTAATCTTTTTCCAGAGCCGACGCGACCTCCTCAGGAGATCCGTCGATATACATGCAGTGAATGAAAAGCGTTCTTCGGTCTTGTGAGATCGCGATTCCCAAGGTTCCCGGAGTCATGGTGATGAAATTTGCCATACTTACAGCCTGCCCTTCCGTCATTCCTTCGATATCCACGGCAACGATCGCCGGATTCATGTGATGGCGCGGCGTCAAAACGTCATAAGCCACCCGAAGATTCGACCGAAGGATTTCTCCCAAGTAAAATCCGATGAAAGCAATCAAGGCAACTATCCGCTTCATTCCTGACCTCCATTCCCGGCTCCATCCAAAACTGCCGAAATATATTCCGAAGAATCCATGAGCTGATCCGCCGCCCGTTCAGAGAATGCGAACAAGGGTTCACCAAAGAGTCCGATGACCACGGTGCAAACCGCCAAAATAGTGACCGGGATTACCATCCAAGCCAGCTTGCCCTTTCCACAGGTCTCCATCTCACCCTCGGGCACATTCTCCGGCTGCTTTTTCCAAAACGCCTCGGCCCAAATTTTAGTCATCGAATAAAGGGTCAAAACCCCAACCGCGAGGGCGGCGGCGACCGAGATCCAGGCACCAATATCGAGTCCCGCTTTGACGATCCCAAACTTCGCCCAAAACCCGGAAAGTGGCGGAATGCCTCCCAGGGAAAATGCAGGAATGAAAAACAATGCAGCCAACCATGGAGCGGATTTGTAAAGACCGCCGATTCGAGCCAAATCCGCCGTCCCCTTCTTGCGGATGACGATCCCACTGACCAAGAAGAGGTTGGTTTTCACGATGATGTGGTGAACCAAATAGAAGATGGAGGCGGCCAAGGCCAGAGGCGTCATGAAGGCCAGCCCCAAAGTCATGTAACCGATCTGGCTGACAATGTGAAATGACAAGATCTTCCGCATCTCGAAATGCGACGCCGCCCCAAGAACCCCAGTGATCATCGTCAGAATCGACACCGCGATCAGGATCCACTGCACATCGTCGAAGAGCGGGGCGAAGATCAGCGTGTAGGCCCGGATCAACGCGTAGACCCCGACCTTCGTCAACAATCCAGCGAAGATCGCAGAAACCGTCACCGGAGGAGTATGGTAAGACGCGGGCAACCAGAAGAACAATGGAAAGACCCCCGCCTTCAGCCCGAAAGAAACCATGAGAAGCATCGACCCGCTGAGAATCCATTCCGGATCGGAGGACGATGCAATCTTCACCGAAAGGTCGGCCATATTCAGGGTGCCGAGCTTGCCGTAAAGAATTCCCGCCCCAGCGAGGAAAAATGCCGAAGCCAGGAGATTGAGACATACGTACTTCAGCCCGCCTTCGAGCTCCTTTTTGCGGCCTCCCATGGAAACGAGGACGAAGGAGGAGATCAGCATCACCTCGAACCATACGTAGAGGTTGAACAGGTCTCCGGTCAAAAAGGCACCGTTCACCCCAAAGAGGAGGAACAAGAAAAGAGGATAGAAAAACTTCCGAATCCGCCCCTCGCCAATTTCACTCAGCGAGTAAACGCCGACCGCCGCCCCCATGAACGACGAGATGAAAACCATGACCGCCCCAAGTCGATCGGCGACCAGCGAAATCCCAAAGGGAGCAGCCCAGCCTCCGGACTGCGCGACGATCACCCCGTGAACATCCGTTTGCCAAAGCAAGTAAATCGAAGCGGCCAAGGTCAACAGGCACCCTACTACCCCACCGACCCGCTGGAACTGCACGGACCGAGCCCCCACGAGGAGGCAGACCGCCGAACAGAGGGGGACTAGGAGAGGAAGAAATAAAACCAATCCGTTCATGTATCCGTGTTATTGAACGCGTTGATGTCGTCTTCCCCCACAGCCTCCTCAGCTTTGTGAACAAGGGTGAGTGCGAAAGCGGTCAGCCCAAAACCGAT
The DNA window shown above is from Puniceicoccus vermicola and carries:
- a CDS encoding Na+/H+ antiporter subunit E; the encoded protein is MKRIVALIAFIGFYLGEILRSNLRVAYDVLTPRHHMNPAIVAVDIEGMTEGQAVSMANFITMTPGTLGIAISQDRRTLFIHCMYIDGSPEEVASALEKDYGRRVRRAFR
- a CDS encoding monovalent cation/H+ antiporter complex subunit F, translated to MPFADMPFPLGISLILASIFYVVALVLALVRVVRGPTAFDRIVALDLIAALCLGVIVLFAIHFDQPVFVDAALIIALVGFLGTVAFSRFLERDGGGQ
- a CDS encoding Na+/H+ antiporter subunit D, with protein sequence MNGLVLFLPLLVPLCSAVCLLVGARSVQFQRVGGVVGCLLTLAASIYLLWQTDVHGVIVAQSGGWAAPFGISLVADRLGAVMVFISSFMGAAVGVYSLSEIGEGRIRKFFYPLFLFLLFGVNGAFLTGDLFNLYVWFEVMLISSFVLVSMGGRKKELEGGLKYVCLNLLASAFFLAGAGILYGKLGTLNMADLSVKIASSSDPEWILSGSMLLMVSFGLKAGVFPLFFWLPASYHTPPVTVSAIFAGLLTKVGVYALIRAYTLIFAPLFDDVQWILIAVSILTMITGVLGAASHFEMRKILSFHIVSQIGYMTLGLAFMTPLALAASIFYLVHHIIVKTNLFLVSGIVIRKKGTADLARIGGLYKSAPWLAALFFIPAFSLGGIPPLSGFWAKFGIVKAGLDIGAWISVAAALAVGVLTLYSMTKIWAEAFWKKQPENVPEGEMETCGKGKLAWMVIPVTILAVCTVVIGLFGEPLFAFSERAADQLMDSSEYISAVLDGAGNGGQE